One window of the Thermoplasmata archaeon genome contains the following:
- a CDS encoding FAD-binding protein, translating to MTEPIQVNFEKCTGCGLCSKSCPFGAITIVEKKARIGELCTLCSACVQICPVQAITIERREVKVDLSLYRDVWVVTEVGEGCMKGVSFELLGKARELAAELGQKVCALLLGHGVRQYTDSLAEYGADVVYLAESEALARYTTDAYSPVISGLIAKHKPNIVLFPATRMGRDLAPRVAATLGLGLTADCTGLSIKDGMLLQTRPAFGGNIMADILCPYTRPQMATVRPNVMPKPEPQRGRRAEVVEVPVKLDPKSARVHLREQVRTCAAGGKKIDEADVVVTGGRGACDANGFELLQALADELGGVVGASRVAIDLGKKPKSVQVGQSGITVSPKLYIACGVSGAIQHTVGMRGSKLVIAVNTDPGAPIFEFAQYGVVGDLFQIVPALTEEIRRRKACK from the coding sequence GTGACGGAACCGATTCAGGTCAATTTTGAGAAGTGCACAGGCTGCGGGCTGTGCTCGAAGAGCTGCCCCTTCGGAGCGATCACGATTGTGGAAAAGAAGGCGAGGATAGGCGAGCTCTGCACCCTCTGCTCAGCATGTGTGCAGATCTGCCCGGTCCAGGCGATAACGATAGAGAGGCGTGAGGTCAAGGTGGACCTCTCGCTCTATAGGGACGTCTGGGTCGTGACCGAGGTTGGAGAGGGCTGCATGAAGGGCGTGAGCTTCGAGCTATTGGGGAAAGCTCGGGAGCTAGCCGCCGAGCTAGGCCAAAAGGTCTGCGCCCTTCTGCTAGGCCACGGCGTCAGGCAGTACACCGATTCGCTCGCGGAGTATGGCGCAGATGTGGTCTATTTGGCCGAGAGCGAGGCTCTCGCCCGCTACACCACAGACGCTTATTCGCCAGTTATTTCAGGTCTCATCGCCAAGCATAAGCCCAATATTGTTCTTTTCCCGGCGACCAGGATGGGGAGGGACCTAGCCCCAAGAGTGGCCGCAACGCTCGGGCTGGGCCTCACCGCCGACTGCACCGGTCTTTCTATAAAGGACGGGATGCTGCTCCAGACCAGGCCCGCGTTCGGCGGAAATATTATGGCCGATATTCTCTGCCCCTACACGCGACCTCAGATGGCTACGGTCAGGCCCAACGTGATGCCAAAGCCAGAACCTCAGAGGGGGCGGAGAGCTGAAGTCGTGGAGGTCCCTGTCAAGCTCGACCCGAAGAGCGCACGCGTCCACCTGCGCGAGCAGGTCAGGACCTGCGCTGCGGGAGGGAAGAAAATAGACGAGGCCGACGTCGTTGTGACGGGCGGGCGGGGCGCCTGCGACGCGAATGGTTTCGAGCTTCTCCAGGCTCTCGCCGACGAGCTCGGCGGCGTTGTGGGGGCCTCCCGGGTGGCGATTGATCTGGGGAAGAAGCCGAAATCTGTCCAGGTGGGCCAGAGCGGTATCACCGTTTCTCCGAAGTTATACATCGCGTGTGGTGTTTCGGGGGCCATCCAGCACACCGTGGGAATGAGGGGCTCGAAGCTGGTCATCGCCGTCAACACGGACCCCGGAGCCCCCATATTCGAGTTCGCCCAATACGGTGTTGTGGGCGACCTCTTTCAGATCGTGCCCGCGCTAACCGAGGAGATTCGGAGAAGGAAGGCTTGCAAATAA
- a CDS encoding V4R domain-containing protein: MAEEDARFIKLRKSDIASVRNLQESVMHEAAPALQFRTGQALGSRIARAARPYKQQYFEMVRKILVDEGWVREIQFVNDTVFTIGSIETEKCDRTTCNMLRGLLSKIYEGYFGKVTHCTEIECESCGKTRCVFKMSFVDNRAPRPAQGNHAFPQPMSLHGLTRNGQSQTGLYYGQQRRAQG, encoded by the coding sequence TTGGCCGAGGAAGACGCGAGGTTCATCAAGCTTCGTAAGTCAGACATCGCCTCTGTGCGGAATCTTCAGGAGAGCGTGATGCATGAGGCGGCCCCGGCCCTCCAGTTTAGAACGGGGCAGGCACTTGGCTCCAGAATTGCGCGCGCGGCCCGACCCTACAAGCAACAGTACTTCGAGATGGTGCGAAAGATACTGGTGGACGAGGGCTGGGTGAGGGAGATTCAGTTCGTGAACGACACGGTTTTTACCATTGGTTCCATCGAGACGGAAAAGTGTGACAGGACCACCTGCAACATGCTTCGGGGCCTCCTCTCCAAGATATACGAGGGCTACTTCGGGAAGGTCACACACTGCACTGAGATTGAATGCGAGAGCTGTGGAAAGACCAGATGCGTGTTCAAAATGAGTTTTGTCGATAACAGAGCGCCGAGGCCCGCCCAGGGCAACCACGCGTTCCCCCAGCCGATGAGCCTACACGGCCTAACCCGGAACGGCCAGAGCCAGACAGGGTTATATTACGGCCAGCAGCGGCGCGCGCAAGGATGA
- a CDS encoding DUF116 domain-containing protein encodes MAEKKGGISDAKLALLNLLQRDNFSRVPPSERILFLPHCLRNPKQCRAESTDEGLVCRHCSPDCSINRLTTHARSRGYRVFVVPGGEMVFNIIEKYRPGAVLGVACRHELAQAAERIAGSKGALGFAYQGVALLRSGCVGTQVDVEAVKEVIELDASATAVKVGPVQSSRPPLRKRLAFTAGSAIAIAAVLCALLLSPSLFAPSGLSSHESLASLLITEQTSVRYIKDADGRPTAEVRVALQNSGQIPATSIRVRVTAFFTGQPYLPEEGGAVEVPLNMTLRTGETSEAFVNVRVHDQNDTSLLIEVISNGRVVSSRYVRSPNSVFIAEARLSEYVTMIPSGRAANVTVEVFNEQPVRPPGSLRLVLRCYSSFNRNSAWDTVEVSQPSPLALNQTWSCSVVLDVNDLDPGRPTFVVELFEGSASSPLDSTMVQG; translated from the coding sequence TTGGCGGAGAAAAAAGGGGGCATCAGCGATGCAAAACTGGCCCTCCTCAACCTCCTTCAAAGAGACAACTTCAGCCGGGTCCCCCCATCGGAGAGAATTCTCTTCCTGCCCCACTGCCTGAGAAATCCAAAACAATGCAGGGCCGAGAGCACTGACGAAGGCCTAGTGTGCAGGCACTGCTCGCCGGACTGTAGCATAAACCGCCTCACCACCCACGCGCGCTCAAGGGGCTATAGGGTTTTTGTAGTGCCGGGAGGAGAGATGGTCTTCAACATCATCGAGAAGTACCGTCCCGGGGCCGTCCTGGGGGTGGCCTGTAGGCACGAGCTCGCCCAAGCGGCCGAGAGAATCGCTGGGAGTAAAGGAGCACTGGGGTTTGCCTACCAAGGCGTTGCCCTCCTCAGGAGCGGTTGTGTGGGCACTCAGGTCGATGTTGAGGCTGTCAAGGAGGTCATAGAGCTCGATGCCTCTGCCACGGCGGTAAAGGTCGGGCCCGTCCAGAGCTCCCGTCCCCCTCTCCGGAAGCGGCTTGCATTCACGGCGGGCTCGGCTATTGCGATCGCCGCAGTGCTCTGTGCTCTTCTACTCTCGCCATCGCTTTTCGCTCCCTCTGGCCTGTCCTCGCATGAATCATTGGCATCACTGCTGATTACAGAACAGACATCCGTGCGTTATATAAAGGACGCAGACGGCCGCCCGACCGCGGAGGTCCGGGTAGCTCTCCAGAACAGCGGTCAGATTCCAGCGACATCTATCAGGGTCAGGGTGACCGCTTTCTTCACCGGCCAGCCCTACCTGCCAGAGGAAGGGGGAGCAGTTGAAGTGCCGCTCAATATGACGCTGCGCACTGGAGAAACTTCCGAGGCTTTTGTCAATGTTAGGGTCCACGACCAAAACGACACCTCCTTGCTTATCGAAGTGATTTCAAACGGCCGAGTTGTCTCATCAAGATACGTGAGGTCCCCGAATTCGGTATTCATTGCTGAAGCCCGTCTCTCCGAGTACGTGACCATGATTCCATCGGGCAGAGCGGCCAACGTAACCGTCGAGGTGTTTAATGAGCAGCCCGTCAGGCCTCCCGGGAGCCTGAGGCTCGTGCTGCGCTGCTACTCCTCCTTCAACAGGAACTCCGCCTGGGACACGGTCGAGGTCTCCCAGCCCTCCCCGCTTGCGCTCAACCAGACTTGGTCCTGCTCGGTAGTTCTGGACGTCAACGACCTCGACCCAGGACGACCCACCTTTGTCGTCGAGCTTTTTGAGGGCAGCGCCTCCTCACCCCTGGACAGCACCATGGTGCAGGGGTGA
- the thiD gene encoding bifunctional hydroxymethylpyrimidine kinase/phosphomethylpyrimidine kinase gives MTGERREESVLTIAGSDPSGAAGIQMDLKAFAVAGVHGCSAVTALTAQNTKRFVELHPLTPAQVRSQLEALSEDFNIRHAKTGMLYEASIAEIVADWLAEEGIRPVVDPVLRATVGASLSKADLVQVLRERLIPKAALVTPNIPEASELAEFEIRGIEGMKRAAEVIHGMGCESVLIKGGHLGGAEAIDVFYNGRFKLLRAPRLEKSVRGTGCMFSAFATALLAKGNTVLQAVETAKSYVTEAIRFSSEPGRGAAVGNPFAILHNMAERYGVMEEVHRWSSYLEELLPPSLVPEVGTNLVFALPYASGREDVCGIEGRLIRAGSRVRRAGHPVFGASKHLATVVLTAMRRDRRFRCAVNLRFSPGLVEVCRELGLKIGSFDRSREPPHSTSTMEWGTEVAIRALGFVPDVIFDEGGHGKEPMVRVLGESPSNVADKVTRIVRALKGLTEATDG, from the coding sequence GTGACGGGCGAGAGAAGGGAGGAATCGGTCCTCACCATCGCTGGCTCAGACCCTTCGGGGGCTGCGGGAATTCAGATGGACCTCAAGGCCTTCGCAGTCGCCGGAGTCCATGGGTGCTCCGCGGTGACCGCCCTGACTGCCCAGAATACCAAGCGCTTCGTCGAGCTGCACCCCCTGACCCCGGCCCAGGTCAGGTCCCAGCTCGAGGCCCTCTCAGAAGATTTCAATATAAGACACGCTAAAACAGGTATGCTCTATGAGGCCTCGATTGCGGAGATTGTTGCGGACTGGCTTGCCGAGGAGGGCATCAGACCCGTGGTCGACCCAGTTCTGAGGGCAACGGTTGGCGCCAGCCTCTCAAAGGCCGATTTAGTGCAAGTTCTGCGGGAGAGACTTATTCCAAAGGCCGCCCTCGTCACACCCAATATACCAGAGGCGTCAGAGCTCGCGGAGTTCGAAATTCGCGGCATCGAAGGAATGAAACGCGCCGCCGAGGTGATCCACGGAATGGGGTGCGAGAGTGTTCTCATCAAAGGAGGTCACCTCGGGGGGGCGGAGGCTATTGACGTATTCTATAATGGTAGGTTTAAATTACTGAGAGCTCCGAGACTGGAGAAGAGCGTGCGCGGGACGGGCTGTATGTTTTCGGCCTTCGCAACAGCTCTTCTCGCGAAAGGGAACACGGTGCTCCAAGCTGTTGAGACGGCAAAAAGCTACGTTACTGAAGCAATTCGCTTTTCATCAGAACCCGGCAGAGGGGCGGCTGTCGGGAACCCTTTCGCCATACTTCACAATATGGCAGAAAGATACGGGGTGATGGAGGAGGTCCACCGATGGAGCTCTTATCTCGAGGAGCTTCTGCCGCCCTCGCTCGTGCCGGAAGTCGGCACCAACTTGGTTTTCGCCCTCCCCTACGCATCCGGAAGGGAGGATGTGTGCGGCATTGAGGGCAGGCTAATTCGCGCTGGAAGCCGGGTCAGACGCGCGGGCCATCCCGTCTTTGGCGCGTCTAAACACCTCGCCACCGTTGTCCTCACTGCTATGCGGCGGGACAGGAGATTCCGCTGTGCAGTGAACCTGCGGTTCTCGCCTGGGCTCGTTGAAGTATGCAGGGAGTTGGGGCTGAAAATCGGCAGCTTTGACAGATCCCGTGAGCCCCCCCACTCAACCTCTACGATGGAGTGGGGAACAGAAGTGGCAATCAGGGCGCTCGGCTTCGTGCCGGACGTGATTTTCGATGAGGGCGGCCACGGCAAGGAGCCCATGGTCAGGGTCCTGGGCGAGAGCCCTTCAAATGTGGCCGATAAGGTGACAAGAATCGTCAGGGCACTGAAGGGCCTCACTGAAGCGACCGATGGGTAA
- a CDS encoding DUF4443 domain-containing protein, with translation MGRQRLSEVLGLGEGSVRTLLSFLRSRNLLVIDKVGVRLNERGIRELEATGLKTASVNARELSVGECDVAVRVRGAARRVKDGLRQRDAAVMAGADGATTLVFRGGRLLMPPKTDIESSCPELAKEVRAAFELEEGDAIVIGSARSRRAAEDGAIAAAVDLIEGE, from the coding sequence ATGGGCCGACAGAGGCTCAGCGAAGTTCTAGGGTTGGGGGAGGGGAGCGTAAGGACCCTGCTCTCATTTCTCCGATCGAGGAATCTACTTGTGATCGACAAAGTAGGGGTAAGGCTTAATGAAAGGGGAATTCGGGAGCTTGAGGCAACAGGCCTCAAGACCGCCTCGGTAAACGCACGCGAGCTCTCTGTGGGAGAGTGCGATGTTGCGGTGCGCGTCAGGGGTGCAGCGCGTAGAGTAAAGGATGGTCTGAGGCAGAGGGACGCGGCGGTGATGGCAGGAGCGGATGGCGCGACGACCCTCGTTTTCAGGGGTGGGAGACTGTTGATGCCCCCCAAAACGGACATCGAGTCATCATGTCCGGAACTCGCGAAAGAGGTGAGGGCCGCGTTTGAGCTGGAGGAGGGCGACGCCATTGTCATCGGTTCTGCGAGGAGTAGGCGCGCCGCGGAAGACGGAGCCATCGCCGCGGCAGTGGACCTGATTGAGGGCGAGTAG
- a CDS encoding DNA integrity scanning protein DisA nucleotide-binding domain protein, producing the protein MDRTFVEVCALLKQRLGPTLAYLICEDPEIVRAVQTALGDVSLVVPVRTSAPGGELFASSLKKAGVRVHHIHEEFEPDLSVLSQARALLLSAHASRLMSTSDRVLFLIYTTVWGWGFFEARELRRSRLEEILDGRVRVDVVEAVLDLATELLREGREGYPVGALFIIGEPDKVMAMTREGIANPFEGHPPRSRNVADRRNWRTIKNFAALDGACVIDREGSVVAAGRYVNVSEHWATLLQGEGGRHSAAIVATLAAGAVAVCASQEGEVTLFMDGKPAYRVRVR; encoded by the coding sequence ATGGACCGGACCTTCGTCGAAGTATGCGCCTTGCTGAAGCAAAGACTCGGGCCGACGCTGGCCTATCTCATTTGTGAGGACCCTGAGATTGTTCGCGCCGTCCAGACGGCTCTCGGTGATGTTTCTCTCGTCGTCCCCGTCAGGACAAGCGCGCCTGGAGGTGAGCTTTTTGCGAGCTCTCTCAAGAAGGCCGGCGTCCGCGTCCATCATATCCATGAGGAGTTCGAGCCCGACCTCAGCGTTCTCTCACAGGCGAGGGCCTTGCTACTGTCCGCCCACGCAAGCAGGCTGATGTCCACAAGCGACCGGGTCCTTTTCTTAATATACACAACCGTTTGGGGCTGGGGTTTCTTCGAAGCTCGTGAACTCCGCCGGAGTCGCCTTGAGGAGATTCTGGATGGGAGGGTCCGTGTCGACGTCGTCGAGGCAGTTCTTGACCTTGCCACTGAGCTTCTCCGGGAGGGGAGGGAGGGTTATCCGGTTGGGGCCCTTTTCATCATCGGTGAGCCAGATAAAGTTATGGCCATGACCCGTGAGGGCATCGCCAATCCATTCGAGGGCCACCCACCGAGGTCCAGAAACGTGGCCGACCGTAGGAACTGGAGAACGATAAAGAACTTCGCGGCCCTGGACGGGGCCTGTGTCATAGACCGCGAGGGGAGCGTTGTGGCGGCGGGAAGGTATGTCAATGTGAGCGAGCACTGGGCGACCCTCCTCCAGGGCGAGGGCGGGAGGCACAGCGCAGCAATCGTCGCTACCCTCGCGGCCGGAGCGGTCGCTGTCTGTGCCTCTCAGGAGGGGGAGGTCACCCTTTTCATGGACGGAAAGCCAGCGTACAGGGTTAGGGTGAGGTGA
- the rnz gene encoding ribonuclease Z, whose amino-acid sequence MSAPFWSNVKLVVLGSGGSWPSRERNTVAVALKLDGEVLLFDCAEGTQRQFMLSSLSFMQVQRILLSHLHGDHFLGLPGLVETMALNDRREGLHIYGPPGTSERLRRLFSSGYFSASFPIALSDMKGGDTVDCGRYRITAAEASHNVPSLAYAVEEKERPGRFDLEKARALGIPEGKIYHRLQSGETVVLRGKRFTPDMVLGPPRRGRKIVYTGDTSPCRAVEELARGADVLLHDATSDDSLAEKANRYGHSSAAQAAETARKAGAGTLILLHISPRYRQEDWPRLLEEARRVFPSTILASDLMELEVPLPE is encoded by the coding sequence ATGTCTGCTCCTTTCTGGTCCAATGTGAAGCTCGTCGTTCTGGGTTCTGGGGGCTCCTGGCCCTCCAGGGAGCGTAACACTGTTGCAGTAGCCCTGAAGCTCGACGGAGAGGTCCTTCTGTTCGACTGCGCCGAGGGCACCCAGAGACAATTTATGCTCTCGTCGCTCTCATTCATGCAGGTCCAGCGCATCCTGCTCTCCCACCTCCACGGCGACCACTTTTTAGGCCTTCCAGGTCTTGTCGAGACAATGGCGCTCAACGATAGGAGGGAGGGTCTTCACATTTACGGCCCGCCCGGTACCTCAGAGAGGCTCCGAAGGCTCTTCAGCTCCGGTTACTTCTCGGCCTCCTTCCCAATAGCGCTGAGTGACATGAAAGGCGGCGACACCGTGGATTGCGGACGCTACAGAATAACAGCCGCAGAAGCGAGCCACAACGTACCTTCCCTTGCATACGCTGTCGAAGAGAAGGAGAGACCCGGCCGGTTTGATCTAGAGAAGGCAAGGGCTCTTGGAATTCCCGAGGGGAAAATCTATCACAGGCTTCAATCTGGCGAGACGGTTGTGTTGAGGGGAAAAAGGTTTACACCGGACATGGTTCTGGGTCCCCCTCGCAGGGGAAGAAAAATCGTCTACACCGGCGACACCAGCCCCTGCCGGGCTGTGGAGGAGCTGGCGCGCGGGGCGGATGTGCTGCTTCACGATGCAACCTCCGACGATAGCCTTGCGGAGAAGGCCAACCGGTACGGGCACAGCAGCGCGGCTCAAGCTGCGGAGACCGCTAGGAAAGCAGGAGCCGGTACGCTTATTCTGCTGCATATAAGCCCGAGATACAGACAGGAAGACTGGCCCCGCCTCCTTGAAGAGGCACGGCGCGTTTTTCCATCCACGATTCTGGCCTCTGACCTAATGGAGCTGGAGGTCCCCCTCCCCGAATAA